One genomic region from Streptomyces sp. NBC_01431 encodes:
- a CDS encoding GNAT family N-acetyltransferase has product MITIRPAVLDDAAALAAALLRNREHMRPWEPHRADAFYTAAGQAERLSDVGAHRLVCADGDRIVGLATLSGVALGPFCSASLGYWVDAEYTGRGLATRAVEETCRLALDRLGLHRVEAGTVPHNTASQRVLRKTGFEEFGLAPRYLHIDGEWRDHRLFQRILHDGPPAR; this is encoded by the coding sequence ATGATCACGATTCGCCCCGCGGTCCTCGACGACGCGGCCGCCCTCGCCGCCGCCCTGCTGCGCAACCGGGAGCACATGCGGCCCTGGGAGCCGCACCGGGCCGATGCCTTCTACACGGCCGCCGGCCAGGCGGAGCGGCTCTCGGATGTGGGGGCGCACCGACTCGTCTGTGCCGACGGCGACCGGATCGTCGGGCTCGCCACGCTGTCCGGGGTCGCGCTCGGGCCGTTCTGCAGCGCGAGCCTCGGGTACTGGGTCGACGCCGAGTACACCGGCCGGGGCCTGGCCACCCGTGCCGTCGAGGAGACCTGCCGGCTGGCGCTCGACCGGCTCGGACTGCACCGCGTCGAGGCGGGCACCGTGCCGCACAACACCGCCTCCCAGCGCGTCCTGCGCAAGACCGGCTTCGAGGAGTTCGGACTCGCTCCGCGCTATCTGCACATCGACGGCGAGTGGCGCGACCACCGCCTCTTCCAGCGGATCCTGCACGACGGGCCGCCCGCACGGTGA
- a CDS encoding CGNR zinc finger domain-containing protein codes for MVRFDSGRICLDLLATGAYEREQLDSTAQLGQWLLRAGLVPRGTPLTRLDGDWPARFIELRYCIGQLVMAELNGPVGGAPAALDRVNALAAAAPPGVRAIRGADGGLVRTLSRAPECGALLAAVARDAVDLLTDPEARARLRQCEGDNCRLLYLDTSRGRRRRWCSSEVCGNRERVARHRRRVAAL; via the coding sequence ATGGTGCGGTTCGACTCGGGGCGGATCTGTCTGGATCTGCTGGCGACCGGGGCGTACGAGAGAGAACAGCTCGACAGCACCGCACAGTTGGGTCAATGGCTGCTGCGGGCCGGCCTGGTCCCCCGCGGCACGCCGCTCACCCGACTCGACGGCGACTGGCCGGCCCGGTTCATCGAACTGCGCTACTGCATCGGCCAGTTGGTCATGGCCGAGCTGAATGGACCGGTCGGCGGCGCGCCCGCCGCACTCGACCGGGTCAACGCGCTCGCCGCCGCCGCACCCCCGGGCGTACGTGCGATCCGGGGCGCCGACGGCGGACTCGTACGCACCCTGAGCCGCGCCCCCGAATGCGGCGCGCTGCTCGCCGCCGTCGCCCGCGACGCCGTCGACCTGCTCACCGACCCCGAGGCGCGGGCCCGGCTGCGCCAGTGCGAGGGCGACAACTGCCGGCTGCTGTATCTGGACACCTCGCGGGGCCGGCGGCGCCGCTGGTGTTCCAGCGAGGTGTGCGGGAACCGGGAGCGGGTCGCCCGCCACCGGCGCCGCGTCGCCGCGCTCTGA
- a CDS encoding sigma-70 family RNA polymerase sigma factor: MVSTWRCRLRKDAAVADDRPLGARHRSVPDEELMRALYREHAGPLLAYVMRLVAGDRQRAEDVVQETLIRAWKNAGQLNRATGSVRPWLVTVARRIVIDAHRSRQARPQEVDPSPLEVMPAEDEIDKALWLMTLSDALDDLTPAHREALVETYFKGRTVNEAAQALGVPSGTVRSRVFYALRSMKLALEERGVTA; this comes from the coding sequence ATGGTCTCGACCTGGAGGTGCCGGTTGCGCAAGGATGCCGCCGTGGCCGATGACCGCCCACTCGGGGCCCGGCACCGCTCCGTGCCCGACGAGGAGCTGATGAGGGCGCTGTACCGCGAACACGCGGGACCGCTGCTCGCGTACGTCATGCGCCTGGTCGCGGGGGACCGCCAGCGCGCCGAGGACGTCGTGCAGGAAACGCTCATCCGTGCCTGGAAGAACGCCGGTCAGCTCAACCGGGCCACCGGTTCGGTCCGCCCCTGGCTGGTGACGGTCGCGCGCCGCATCGTCATCGACGCCCACCGCAGCCGGCAGGCCCGGCCGCAGGAGGTCGATCCGTCGCCGCTGGAGGTCATGCCCGCGGAGGACGAGATCGACAAGGCGTTGTGGCTGATGACCCTCTCCGACGCGCTCGACGACCTGACCCCGGCCCACCGGGAGGCGCTGGTCGAGACGTACTTCAAGGGCCGTACGGTCAATGAGGCGGCCCAGGCGCTGGGCGTACCCAGCGGGACCGTGCGGTCCCGGGTGTTCTACGCACTGCGCTCCATGAAACTCGCACTGGAGGAACGGGGGGTGACGGCATGA
- a CDS encoding anti-sigma factor family protein, whose translation MTTGEFAEGSLHEAVGAYALGILDDAEATAFEAHLAGCELCAAELDALAGMEPMLATLKEFPGPAAQPLRPVPPGMTEALIGQVAAQRVKRRKRATYLLAAAAALIFGGPAVAVVVASEDTGTHQSAEAHPTSPAEDAFFNHMSQKVSATDPATQVTATVGTEAKAWGTHTVLELKNVKGPLKCSLIAVAKNGEQETVTSWAVPNWGYGIKDSPHPSAKYPLYVHGGTALNRDQIDHFEVRTFDGKALVDVPA comes from the coding sequence ATGACGACCGGGGAATTCGCCGAGGGCTCGCTGCACGAGGCGGTCGGCGCTTACGCGCTCGGCATCCTCGACGACGCCGAGGCCACCGCCTTCGAGGCGCACCTCGCCGGCTGCGAGCTGTGCGCCGCGGAACTCGACGCCCTCGCGGGCATGGAACCGATGCTGGCCACCCTGAAGGAGTTCCCGGGCCCCGCCGCCCAGCCGCTGCGGCCGGTCCCGCCCGGGATGACCGAGGCCCTGATCGGCCAGGTCGCGGCCCAGCGCGTCAAGCGCCGCAAGCGCGCCACGTATCTGCTCGCGGCCGCGGCCGCGCTGATCTTCGGGGGACCGGCGGTCGCCGTCGTGGTGGCCTCCGAGGACACCGGCACCCACCAGAGCGCCGAGGCGCACCCGACCAGCCCCGCCGAGGACGCCTTCTTCAACCACATGAGCCAGAAGGTCTCGGCCACCGACCCGGCGACCCAGGTCACCGCGACCGTGGGCACCGAGGCCAAGGCCTGGGGCACCCACACCGTCCTGGAGCTGAAGAACGTCAAGGGCCCGCTGAAGTGCAGCCTGATCGCGGTCGCCAAGAACGGCGAGCAGGAGACGGTGACGTCCTGGGCCGTGCCGAACTGGGGCTACGGCATCAAGGACAGCCCGCACCCGTCGGCGAAGTACCCGCTGTACGTGCACGGCGGCACCGCGCTGAACCGCGACCAGATCGACCACTTCGAGGTCCGTACGTTCGACGGGAAGGCCCTCGTGGACGTCCCGGCGTGA
- a CDS encoding HelD family protein: MAAQDAAVDSAAGTSESAVDSVREREIAGEQVHLDQVYRRLEEKIHEAEFLMNDAAKRGQVGTPGALAERDAQVFRAGVHLNRLNNEFEDFLFGRIDLLLGKDGKKGPDGAYTSVDPAEDAVRPDGTADIAETLHIGRIGVLDADYSPLVIDWRAPAAAPFYRSTPVDPGRVVRRRVIRSKGRKVLGVEDDLMRPELKATLDGAELPVIGDGALMAALGQARSHTMRDIVASIQAEQDLVIRAPAASVTYVEGGPGTGKTAVALHRAAYLLYQDRRRYAGGILIVSPTPLLVAYTEGVLPSLGEEGQVAIRAVGNLVDGAEATEYDDPAVARIKGSSRMLHVLRKAARGALEGPGENSGRSRRRGGRQLALGEEAPAPQPGRRLRVVAFGARIELEADELRHIRQSVLGGTAPVNLLRPRARRLLLDALWAKSGAAGRHTDPELAAELRSSFDDDISSEDSFIAFLDAWWPELTPRGVLAAMADERRLARWARRTLNQGEVRRLARSLARTAEGAFSVHDVALLDELETLLGAPARPRRKREYDPLDALTGLEELMPQREESQRERAERLAQERTEYAHVIVDEAQDLTPMQWRMVGRRGRTATWTVVGDPAQSSWSDPDEAAEARDEALGSRPRRRFELTVNYRNPAEIAELAAKVLELAMPGMKSPAAVRSTGVEPRFAPVRDGDLARSVREEAARLLDQVDGTVGVVVAMRRRDQAARWLAGLGERVVALGSLEAKGLEYDATVVVSPAEIADESPAGLRVLYVALTRATQQLTVISGERDEPDADGVPDLLRD, from the coding sequence GTGGCCGCGCAGGATGCCGCTGTCGATTCCGCTGCCGGTACCTCCGAATCCGCTGTGGATTCGGTCCGGGAACGCGAAATCGCTGGGGAACAGGTACATCTCGACCAGGTGTACCGCCGCCTGGAGGAGAAGATCCACGAGGCGGAGTTCCTGATGAACGACGCCGCCAAGCGCGGTCAGGTCGGAACGCCCGGCGCACTCGCCGAACGCGACGCCCAGGTCTTCCGGGCGGGGGTCCACCTCAACCGGCTCAACAACGAGTTCGAGGACTTCCTCTTCGGCCGGATCGACCTGCTGCTCGGCAAGGACGGCAAGAAGGGCCCGGACGGCGCGTACACCTCGGTCGATCCGGCCGAGGACGCCGTGCGCCCCGACGGCACGGCCGACATCGCGGAAACCCTCCACATCGGCCGGATCGGCGTGCTGGACGCCGACTACTCGCCGCTGGTCATCGACTGGCGGGCACCGGCCGCGGCGCCGTTCTACCGCTCGACGCCGGTCGACCCCGGCCGGGTCGTACGCCGCCGGGTCATCCGGTCCAAGGGCCGCAAGGTGCTCGGCGTCGAGGACGACCTGATGCGCCCCGAGCTCAAGGCGACCCTGGACGGCGCCGAGCTGCCCGTCATCGGCGACGGCGCGCTGATGGCGGCGCTCGGCCAGGCCCGCAGCCACACCATGCGGGACATCGTGGCCTCCATCCAGGCCGAACAGGACCTGGTGATCCGCGCCCCGGCCGCCTCCGTGACGTACGTCGAGGGCGGCCCCGGCACCGGCAAGACCGCCGTCGCGCTGCACCGCGCGGCCTATCTGCTCTACCAGGACCGGCGCCGCTACGCGGGCGGCATCCTGATCGTCTCGCCGACCCCGCTGCTCGTGGCGTACACCGAGGGCGTGCTGCCCTCGCTCGGCGAGGAGGGCCAGGTCGCGATCCGTGCGGTCGGCAACCTCGTGGACGGCGCGGAGGCGACCGAGTACGACGACCCCGCGGTCGCCCGCATCAAGGGTTCCTCGCGGATGCTCCACGTGCTGCGCAAGGCCGCCAGGGGCGCCCTGGAAGGCCCTGGGGAGAACAGCGGTCGCTCCAGACGCCGCGGCGGCCGCCAGCTCGCCCTCGGCGAGGAGGCGCCCGCCCCCCAGCCCGGACGGCGGCTTCGGGTCGTCGCGTTCGGCGCCCGCATCGAGCTGGAGGCGGACGAACTGCGCCACATCCGCCAGAGCGTGCTCGGCGGCACCGCGCCCGTCAACCTGCTGCGCCCGCGCGCCCGCAGGCTGCTGCTCGACGCGTTGTGGGCCAAGTCCGGCGCGGCCGGGCGCCACACCGACCCGGAACTCGCCGCCGAACTGCGCTCCTCCTTCGACGACGACATCTCCTCCGAGGACAGCTTCATCGCCTTCCTCGACGCGTGGTGGCCGGAGCTCACCCCGCGCGGGGTGCTCGCCGCGATGGCCGACGAGCGGCGCCTCGCGCGCTGGGCCCGGCGCACCCTCAACCAGGGCGAGGTGCGCCGTCTCGCCCGCTCGCTGGCCCGGACCGCCGAGGGCGCCTTCTCGGTGCACGACGTGGCGCTCCTGGACGAGTTGGAGACGCTGCTCGGCGCCCCGGCGAGGCCGCGCAGGAAGCGCGAGTACGACCCGCTGGACGCGCTCACCGGCCTCGAAGAGCTGATGCCGCAGCGCGAGGAGAGCCAGCGCGAGCGCGCGGAGCGGCTCGCCCAGGAGCGCACCGAGTACGCGCACGTCATCGTGGACGAGGCGCAGGACCTGACACCCATGCAGTGGCGGATGGTCGGCCGCCGCGGCCGCACCGCAACCTGGACGGTGGTCGGCGACCCCGCCCAGTCCTCGTGGTCCGACCCGGACGAGGCGGCCGAGGCCCGCGACGAGGCGCTGGGCAGCCGCCCGCGCCGCCGCTTCGAGCTCACGGTGAACTACCGCAACCCGGCCGAGATCGCCGAACTGGCCGCCAAGGTACTGGAGTTGGCGATGCCGGGCATGAAGTCCCCGGCCGCGGTCCGCTCGACGGGGGTGGAGCCGCGGTTCGCCCCCGTGCGCGACGGGGACCTCGCCCGGTCCGTACGGGAGGAGGCGGCGCGGCTGCTCGACCAGGTGGACGGCACGGTCGGCGTCGTCGTCGCGATGCGGCGCCGCGACCAGGCTGCGCGCTGGCTGGCGGGGCTCGGGGAGCGCGTCGTGGCGCTGGGCAGCCTGGAGGCGAAGGGCCTGGAGTACGACGCCACCGTTGTCGTGTCCCCGGCGGAGATCGCGGACGAGTCTCCGGCCGGACTGCGGGTCCTGTACGTGGCGCTGACCCGGGCGACCCAGCAGCTCACGGTCATCTCCGGCGAGCGCGACGAGCCCGACGCGGACGGGGTGCCGGACCTTCTGCGCGATTGA
- a CDS encoding NAD-dependent malic enzyme produces MATAPSVSYSMTARLEVPASGTAVSQLTTAVESSGGSVTGLDVTASGHEKLRIDVTIAATSTAHADEIVDKLRSVEGVEVGKVSDRTFLMHLGGKIEMASKHPIRNRDDLSMIYTPGVARVCMAIAENPEDARRLTIKRNSVAVVTDGSAVLGLGNIGPMAALPVMEGKAALFKRFAGIDAWPICLDTQDTDAIVEIVKAIAPGFAGINLEDISAPRCFEIEARLREALDIPVFHDDQHGTAIVVLASLTNALRVVGKGIGDVRVVMSGAGAAGTAILKLLLAAGVKNAVVADIHGVVHAGRADLVDASPESALRWIADNTNPEGLTGTLKEAVVGADVFIGVSAPNVLNGDDVAAMADGAIVFALANPDPEVDPAIARQTAAVVATGRSDFPNQINNVLVFPGVFRGLLDAQSRTVNTEMMLAAAGALADVVAENELNANYIIPSVFNDKVAGAVAGAVRNAAKSAGATVTGPTSV; encoded by the coding sequence ATGGCAACGGCGCCCAGCGTCTCGTACTCGATGACGGCCCGGCTGGAGGTCCCCGCGAGCGGGACCGCGGTCAGCCAGCTCACCACGGCCGTGGAGTCCTCCGGAGGCTCGGTCACCGGCCTCGACGTGACCGCCTCCGGCCACGAGAAGCTGCGCATCGACGTCACCATCGCGGCGACCTCGACCGCGCACGCGGACGAGATCGTCGACAAGCTCCGCTCGGTCGAGGGCGTCGAGGTCGGCAAGGTCTCCGACCGTACGTTCCTGATGCACCTCGGCGGCAAGATCGAGATGGCGTCCAAGCACCCCATCCGCAACCGTGACGACCTCTCGATGATCTACACCCCGGGCGTGGCCCGCGTGTGCATGGCGATCGCCGAGAACCCCGAGGACGCCCGCCGCCTCACCATCAAGCGCAACTCCGTCGCAGTCGTGACGGACGGCTCCGCGGTACTCGGCCTCGGCAACATCGGCCCGATGGCCGCGCTGCCCGTCATGGAGGGCAAGGCCGCCCTCTTCAAGCGCTTCGCCGGCATCGACGCCTGGCCGATCTGCCTGGACACCCAGGACACCGACGCCATCGTCGAGATCGTCAAGGCGATCGCCCCCGGCTTCGCGGGCATCAACCTCGAAGACATCTCCGCGCCCCGCTGCTTCGAGATCGAGGCCCGGCTGCGCGAGGCCCTCGACATCCCCGTCTTCCACGACGACCAGCACGGCACCGCGATCGTGGTGCTCGCCTCGCTGACCAACGCACTGCGCGTGGTGGGCAAGGGAATTGGGGACGTACGCGTCGTCATGTCCGGCGCCGGCGCGGCCGGTACGGCCATCCTCAAGCTGCTGCTCGCCGCCGGTGTCAAGAACGCCGTCGTCGCCGACATCCACGGCGTCGTGCACGCGGGCCGCGCCGACCTGGTCGACGCGAGCCCCGAGTCGGCGCTGCGCTGGATCGCCGACAACACCAACCCCGAGGGTCTGACCGGCACCCTCAAGGAGGCCGTCGTCGGCGCCGACGTCTTCATCGGCGTCTCCGCCCCGAACGTCCTGAACGGCGACGACGTGGCCGCCATGGCCGACGGCGCGATCGTGTTCGCGCTCGCGAACCCGGACCCCGAGGTCGACCCCGCAATCGCCCGCCAGACCGCGGCAGTTGTGGCCACCGGCCGCTCGGACTTCCCCAACCAGATCAACAACGTGCTGGTCTTCCCGGGCGTCTTCCGGGGCCTGCTGGACGCTCAGTCCCGCACTGTCAACACCGAGATGATGCTGGCCGCCGCGGGCGCGCTCGCGGACGTCGTGGCGGAGAACGAGCTCAACGCGAACTACATCATCCCGTCGGTCTTCAACGACAAGGTCGCCGGGGCCGTCGCGGGAGCCGTGCGCAACGCCGCCAAGTCCGCCGGCGCCACTGTGACGGGCCCCACGTCGGTCTGA